A genomic stretch from Erwinia sp. E_sp_B01_1 includes:
- a CDS encoding DMT family transporter gives MFAGVLFALAAGLMWGLIFVGPVLVPDYPGALQSVARYLAFGLIALPLAWQDRKRLRLLSRSDWTEALKLALVGNLLYYTFLANAIQRTGAPVSTMIIGTLPVVISVSANLLYGRHEGRLAWRRLFPALVLIGTGLGFVNMAELQANAEQTDMWRYLSGIALAVLAVICWTWYPLRNARWLRKHPDSKATTWATAQGIATLPLAVVGYLLVSLHLHLTQPAFSLPFGPRPELFVPLMIAIGLLCSWLGALCWNEASQRLPTVLVGPLIVFEILAGLAYNFLLRQSWPPLLTLTGILCLVAGVIVATRIKPEAVITEVAVKND, from the coding sequence ATGTTTGCAGGTGTGTTATTTGCTCTGGCCGCAGGGCTGATGTGGGGCCTGATATTTGTCGGGCCGGTGCTGGTTCCTGATTATCCGGGCGCATTACAGTCCGTGGCCCGCTACCTGGCGTTTGGCCTGATCGCTTTGCCACTGGCCTGGCAGGACAGGAAACGTTTACGGTTGCTCTCCCGCAGTGACTGGACTGAAGCGCTGAAACTGGCACTGGTCGGCAACCTGCTTTATTACACCTTCCTGGCGAATGCCATCCAGCGCACCGGGGCACCGGTCTCCACCATGATTATAGGCACCTTGCCGGTAGTGATTTCTGTCAGTGCGAACCTGCTGTACGGGCGGCATGAGGGGCGGCTGGCCTGGCGCAGGCTTTTCCCTGCACTGGTCTTGATCGGGACGGGGTTGGGTTTTGTTAACATGGCTGAACTACAGGCAAACGCTGAGCAAACCGATATGTGGCGCTACCTGAGTGGCATCGCGCTCGCGGTTCTGGCGGTGATCTGCTGGACATGGTATCCGCTGCGTAATGCCCGCTGGTTACGTAAGCATCCTGACAGCAAGGCCACCACCTGGGCTACCGCTCAGGGCATCGCCACGCTGCCTCTGGCGGTAGTGGGCTACCTGCTGGTCAGTCTGCATCTCCACCTGACGCAACCGGCATTCTCCCTGCCTTTCGGGCCGCGTCCTGAACTCTTTGTGCCGTTGATGATAGCCATAGGCCTGCTCTGCTCCTGGCTTGGCGCACTATGCTGGAATGAAGCGAGCCAGCGTCTGCCAACGGTACTGGTTGGGCCGCTCATCGTCTTTGAAATCCTTGCCGGGCTGGCTTACAACTTCCTGCTTCGTCAAAGCTGGCCGCCTTTACTGACG
- a CDS encoding VirK/YbjX family protein → MSDTTLAPRQENSLTFFLSLVSGKCKPGKLWYDREFRIKYLFRSLAWPVTTWKLLTAINEEPVMREILPVQHTLPGKIHRPYLYNGMPMAERANAIISHYHYVKQLPSLRLRQAMLTQQGLELIHLNGKNGEAFTITLACTGRCEREGEVNLLFRRDGVQLAMLTFAVTLVNGEQVVMIGGIQGAHRDTPHEMIREATKACYGLFPKRLLMETLTLICAATGIKKIEAVSDSGHIFRSLRYRLKKRRLFHASYNEFWVSLNAQPVSRKLYALPLVFPRKPLEEIASKKRSEYRKRYDLLDAMQQQFTHAIA, encoded by the coding sequence ATGTCTGATACCACGCTTGCCCCTCGTCAGGAAAACAGCCTGACCTTTTTTCTTTCGCTGGTCTCCGGAAAATGTAAGCCGGGTAAGCTGTGGTATGACCGTGAATTTCGCATCAAGTATCTGTTCCGCTCGCTGGCGTGGCCTGTCACTACCTGGAAGCTGCTCACGGCAATCAATGAAGAGCCGGTAATGCGCGAGATCCTGCCGGTACAGCATACGTTGCCTGGCAAGATACACCGCCCCTATCTGTATAACGGGATGCCAATGGCCGAACGCGCTAATGCCATTATCAGCCACTATCACTATGTAAAGCAGCTTCCTTCCCTGCGCCTTCGTCAGGCAATGCTGACCCAACAGGGGCTGGAATTGATCCATCTGAACGGAAAAAACGGCGAAGCATTTACCATCACCCTGGCCTGTACGGGCCGTTGTGAGCGGGAAGGGGAAGTGAACCTGCTGTTTCGCCGCGATGGCGTGCAGCTGGCAATGCTGACGTTCGCCGTCACCCTCGTGAATGGCGAACAAGTGGTGATGATTGGCGGGATTCAGGGCGCGCACCGCGACACCCCTCACGAAATGATCCGCGAAGCGACCAAGGCCTGCTACGGGTTGTTCCCCAAACGGCTACTGATGGAAACCCTTACCCTGATTTGTGCCGCAACCGGCATTAAGAAGATTGAGGCGGTCAGCGACAGCGGCCATATTTTCCGTAGCCTGCGTTATCGTCTGAAGAAGCGTCGGCTGTTCCATGCCAGCTATAACGAATTCTGGGTATCGCTGAACGCCCAGCCAGTAAGCCGCAAACTTTATGCGTTACCGCTCGTCTTCCCACGTAAACCTCTGGAAGAGATCGCCAGTAAAAAACGCTCGGAATACCGTAAGCGTTACGATTTGCTGGATGCGATGCAGCAACAGTTTACTCACGCCATTGCCTGA
- a CDS encoding DUF3828 domain-containing protein: protein MRKGLLVPAMLLLAGNGIAAQHNVDPETVSKNFYSWYLTALSKDESPADEQDPELKHYVTPQLLNKITLLIKGPEGMDDDFFLQDQDYSDSWVDHVWVGSFTLNGSTASGDVMLGNDPADLQHLLVTLHRDAAGWKIDDVEKEYR from the coding sequence ATGAGAAAAGGGTTACTGGTACCAGCTATGCTGCTGCTGGCAGGGAATGGGATCGCAGCACAACACAATGTGGACCCTGAAACGGTTAGCAAAAACTTCTATAGCTGGTATCTGACGGCATTAAGCAAAGATGAAAGCCCCGCTGACGAGCAGGACCCCGAGCTGAAGCACTACGTCACGCCGCAACTGCTGAATAAGATCACCCTGCTGATCAAAGGTCCTGAAGGCATGGATGATGACTTCTTTCTGCAGGATCAGGACTACAGTGACTCCTGGGTTGATCACGTCTGGGTAGGGAGTTTTACCCTCAACGGTTCAACCGCCTCAGGCGATGTCATGCTGGGGAACGATCCTGCCGATCTGCAACATCTTCTGGTCACGTTGCACAGGGATGCGGCGGGCTGGAAAATCGATGACGTGGAAAAAGAGTACAGGTAG